One Skermanella pratensis genomic window, TCTCAGGATGTTATATCGAAGACCAGAGTCGCCGTCATCGGTGCTGGTGCGGTAGGGAACGAAGTCATAAAGAACTTGTGCCTTCTGGGCGTCGGAGAAATCCACATCTTCGACTTTGACTATATCGAAGAGCATAATCTCACGCGCAGCGTGTTATTTCGCGAGACTGACATAGGGATGCACAAAGCAGAAGTAGCCGCATGGCGGGCAACGGAACTAGACCCAAATGTGCAAGTGAAGGCAGTTTGCGGAGATTTCTGGGATACGCTTTCTGTTTCAGGCCTTAAAACCTTCGATGCTCTTTTCTGCTGCGTAGATAATTTCGAAGCAAGAATAAGATGCAACACTTTGTGCTACCTAGCCAAAACAAACTTCATAAACGTGGGTATAGATAGCCGCTCAGTGTCGGTAGAGACATATCCCTTCTCCAGCAATCTAAAGTCTGGCTGCATCGAATGCAACCTGCCTGAGACTGTGTATCGCCGTATATCGGAGCGGTATTCTTGCGGTTACCTTAAGAAAGTGTCTTTCGTTGAGAGGAAGGTTGCCACGACGATCATAACTTCAAGCATTGCTGGCAGCTTTGCGGTATCCACAGGTTTGCGATTGGGCACAGATGCTGATGAGGCTTCGATGCCTAATCGCTTATACGTAGACACCATTGCCGGCAATCTCACACGTACCACCTTGGCGAAACGGGATGATTGCCCCTGCTGTGGGCGTATTCCCGCAAACGTGACGTTGATACGCACCAAGCGCGATGTGCGCGGTCTGGAGAACAGCTTAGGGGCAAACGCTACTGTGGTTATGAGCGAGCCAATCCTTGTGGGCTATAGGCTGTTGGGAGAAGGAGCTAGTCATATCATTTTTCGTAAAGCTTCAGAGTTTGATGACGGATTTCCCGCAACATTGGCGAGCGATCCAGGCGATGTCGAGATGGAGGTTCGAGACCAGTTCACGCTGGCCGAAATAGCTGAACGGTTCGACGGCCATCAGATACCGTCTAAGTTTGCGGTTGTGGAAACGGATCAGCACACACTGATATGTGAGTTTGATGGAGATGAACATGAGTGAAGTAAGTGTGATTATTAGGACTGCTGACCAGACACGGAAGGCTGAAGTTGCTATGTCGCGCACAAATACCGGCGGCGATGTGATACAAGCGGCTGTGGATAACTGGTCTCTGCCCGCCGACACCGATTACACGTTGGTGAATACATCCACAGGAAAGTCCATACTGCCCTCGCAGCAACTCTCAGAGGATGTGGTGCAGAGTGGCAGTGTGCTTGAAGTTCAGCCGGTTCTGGTTGCTGGCTAAAGCTGGGGGGCAATTATGTCAGCGTTCATTGAACGGCGAAACCAGGACATTCAGAAACTTTTTGAATTGTGCGGGCAGTCGGATGGCCGCATTGAGGTTGCCAGAGTCTCGGGCAACCCACCTAATGAAGTTGAGGTTGGGATACGTTTGAGAACAGCACCATCCAACCAGTACCCCATCTCTGTTCAGAACCTAACGAAGGTGCTTATTTCCCTTCCTTCGCGATACCCGTTCCAAGAACCAACTGCGACCATCAAGACACCCATATTCCATCCCAATGTCTACTCTTCTGGAAAGATATGCTTCGGAACGAAATGGCTTCCGTCACAAGGGCTTGACTTGCTCGTGAGGCGAATCGTTCAGATCATCACTTTCGACCCCACCATATTGAATGGTCAATCACCTGCCAATGGTACCGCTCTAAGTTGGTACCGCGATGCTGTTCGACGGCATGCAGGAGCTTTTCCAACAGACACATTGACCCTGAGCGCATCGGCTACTCCCAAGAAAATGGCTTGGTCTGACGTGCGTGGTGAGAGTGAGGAGAGAACTACCGTCCAGTGTCCAAGCTGCCGGGGAAGCTTGTCGCTCCCTAAAGGTAAGTCTGGCAGGGTCCGATGTCCAAAATGCAGTACCGCATTCGAGGCAGAAACATGATTGTGTGGCGCGAACAGCCGCCGGATTTCCGCCAGCAGGAGATTGGAAAGCTGTTGAGACGCTTGCCCTTCACAAGCGCCTGCATCGTCGCACTTGGAGATGGGTTGCGCCCCAAGGTTGTAGTTGCTCAACGAGCACATGAGGGGGTTTGGGCACATCTTTCTGAACGTAATGTTGAAATGGGTGGACTGCTCATAGGAAGCGTGCACACATTAGAGGGTAGCACAGGAGGATTTGTCGTTGCAGTCGAGGACTTTGTCCGGAGCGAACACTACGAGAGCACTGGCGTATCCTTGACGATGGAATCTCAAGTCTGGAATACTGCACGCCTGAGGGCGAAGGAGGAAATGTCAGTTGTCGGATGGTATCATAGCCATCCAAGTTTGGGGGCTTTCTTTAGCGGAACTGACAGAAAGACGCAGGCTCAGTTCTTCAGCCATCCGTATAGCGTCGGCCTCGTTATTGACCCATTCCGTCATGAGGAAATGTGGTTCTTGAGCGGGGAAAGCATTTCTCTGGACCTTTTTCAAATCTTTATCTCACCTGAGGTGTCGTGATTCGGGGGGAGAGATGCTATTCCAGATTATTCACGTAGCATCCCAGAGGGTCACACGACAAGGTTGCGGAGCTGATTTGAGGCGCGCTGATCCGTGGCGCGGGCCGCTCGGTGGAGGTGGTCTTGTGGGTGGGCGGGAAGGACTGTGGTCACGGGCACGCTGCCTAGGGCGTCACGGCGGAAGCCAGGCGACGCGGGCGGAGAGCCGGCGCAGGCTGTGGGGATAGGCGAAGTTGGACGACAGGGCGACCTCGATGCGCTGGGCGGTTTCCCAAACCCGGCCGGCGACCTTGATCAGGTGAGCGCGCAGGATATCGAACTGGGCCTTGCGCCAGAACGAGGCCTTGGGCACCCGGCCGCGCAGGGTGTGGAGCAGCCAGTAAGCCGCGGTGTGGGCCAGGAGGCGGAACTGGTTGGCGGTGGCCGCTGTGCACGAGGTCCGGTCGGACGCCAGGTGGAGCTTGTGGTCCTTTATCAGGTTCTCCGCCGCCCGCTCTAACAGTATCTGCTCTCGTAGAGCGTCCGGGGCGTGCCGGTCAATTTGGTCAGACGAAGCGGCAGTCCACCCCCTGGGCCGAGGCCTCAACGCGGGCCATGACGCGGCGTTCGCAGTCCCGACTCCTTGCGCCGTAGCGCAACTCGGCGTGCCGGCGCACCTTGGCTGCCAGGTCGGCCAGGTCCAACCGGGCGAGGGCGGCGTCCTCGCCCAGGCCGCTCACCCGCGCCTTGAGCACTGCGTTAGTGCCCAGGTTGAGGAGGTAGCTGACGCCGTTGGCCTCGCACCCGCGGCGCAGTCACGCGCCCGTGCCCTTCGGACCCGATCGCGAAGCGATGGGAGGGCCATCGCCTCATGGCGCTCACAGCATGGGTGGCTAATCGGTTTAACGGCGGGCCGGCGCCACGCGGGCCGCAGCCGGATCTGTCGACCAGCGAGATCATCACGCTGCTGCTTGTGCTCCACAGTTCAGGCTTCAAGCATCTCAAGAGCTTCTATCACGGCTTCGCCGAACCGCTGTTGCGCGGCTACTTTCCCGGCATGCCGTGCTACGAGCACTTCGTCGCCCTGCAGAAAAGCGACTTCGTGCCGCTGGTGTTCTTCCTGCACAGTCACCTGGGGACCAGGACCGGGCTCTACTACATCGATTCCACCGCCCTGCCGGTCTGCGACAATCATCGCATTAGCCGGCACAAGGTGTTTGCCAATCTGGCCCAGCGCGGCAAGACCTCGATGGGCTGGTTCTTCGGCTTCAAGCTGCACCTCGTCTTCAACAACGACAATGAAATTGTCGCCCTGCAGCTGACCCCTGGCAACGTCCATGGCACCACGCCAGTCCCGGCGCTGACCCGCGACCTGACCGGCAAGCTGTTCGGCGACAAGGGCTATATCGGCCAGAAGCTGGCCGAAGACCTGTTGCGTCGCGGGCTGACGCTGTTCACCCGCGTCCGCAGGAACATGAAGGCGCCGCCCATGTCTTTACACGATAAAGCCTTGCTCAATGCCCGGAACATGGCCGAGACCATCATCGGCCATATCAAGGAGTTCTCGTCCCTCAATCTGTCCAGGCATCGATCCGTCATCAACGCCTTCGTTCACATCATCGCCTACCAGATCAACCCGTTCAAGCCCAAGCGCAACCTTCAGCCCCGCTATCGTCTCCAAACCACTGCCTGAAAACCCCTTATCGGGGTTATCTAGCGAGCGATTGCCGGAATGTCGACAGCCACGACGCTAACTCCGCTCCGCCTGTCCAACCCGTCCCAGCTTGGTCCAGGGTTGCTTTGAATTGGCCAGCACCGCCCCCGCGAGATCGTCGGGCGGCTGGATGCCCAGGGCAGCCATCACGGAGCGGAACTCCGCCTCCAGCGCTTCGCCGGTGAGCGGCTCGGCCTTGGCGGCCGGCGTGGGCGCGTCCATCAGCCCGTGCAACTTAGCGAGCGCCACCGCTGCCCCGGTCAGGGCGGCCGGTTGCTCGCGCTGGCGGGCCAGCTCGGCGGCCTCGATCAGAAGGTCGGTGACGGTCTCCAGACTGACGACGCGCCGCTCCCGCGCGGCTTCCTGTGCCTCGATCATGGCTGCAATGATCCTTGGATGATTGAGGAGGTCTCGCGCCCGATAGCTGGCGCTCCGGCGGGTCATCTTCGGCTTATACGCCTCAACGTAGGCATCAATCGGCTGCAGCCCACCGAGCAGGTTCTCGACGAAGCGTTGCTGCTTCTCGGTCAGACCGGACCTTACCTTCCGCGTCGCCGCCGTCATGTTGAGCCCACTTCGGTGCTGGAACACAATCGGTATTGTGTACATATATATAGCGCTTCAGCCACGATAAAGACACAAAATATGGCGATGGAGTGCGGATTGCCGCTGTCTCGTTCGGGTAGTTGGGTCAGTGGTCAAAGCTCTGAAATCCCAGTCGGCTCTGACCAGGGCAGCGGGAAAATCTTCGCCCAGGCGGTATATCGGCTATATCACTTTGCCCCTGCGGTTACTCACCTTACCTCGTAAGAGGCGGATGGACTGTGCCGGCGAACTTAATCGAGGTTGGCGAGCAACCCTCTGGCTGGAGGGGCGCCACCAGCATTTAAAAAGGCAGATCATGATCAGCGCTCACTTCGCCCATGCCGGCGCAGGCCTGGTCAAGGTGGGTCAGGGTCTGGTCAGGGTGAACGCTGTATAGAAGCCCGCAGGATTGCTGGGCTGGTCAGGGTGGTCAGGGCGGTCAGGGTTGGTATTGTTGATGGAAGCACATGTCTGAGCAGCGGCTCTCAGGATATCTCTCACTGCAGCGCTGGGCGATTTGACCGATTTCACTGCGACCACCCTGACTACCCTGACCAGCCCAGCATTTCCGCGGGCATTTCGCGCCGGCATCCTTGACCAAGACCCTGCCCATGCCTCTTTCACCCTGACCAATGCAGGGTAAGGAGGCTATTCGTCCTCAGAACCCTCACCGTCAGAAACCGCTGGCCAGTTGATTGGGCCACCGATCGCGATCTCGAAAGCGGCGCGGGCGTCTCGCAAGGGAGGAAACCTGATGGACAGCGGTCGTTCACCGGACGAGTGCCGCGGCCGGTACATTTTCATAGTAGGTACCAAGCTGCGCAGTTGCTTCCAGAACATGGCCTGTGGCTCCGGACGGTATTCAGCTTTCTGGTTCCCCACCCATATGACATATTCTTGGTACAGGCTGTTCTTTGACGCGCCTGTCATCCAGCAGTGGGCGTCGATTTCTACCGCTATAACCTGTATCTGGCTATCTGTCGGTTCGGGTGGTTCGTCGGCCACACACAACCGCTCGAACCACCAGCGTGATACGCCGTGCAGGCTGAAGAGCTTCTGCTCGATCAGGCCGGCCGTCGTCGGCGCCGTGCGGTGGTTCCACCCGGCAATGTCACGTCGGAGCATGTCGTGGAGGAACGCCGCCAATCCGCCGGCCTCCATCTCGGCGTTCAACGCGGTGAAATATTCCCTGTTGCCCTTCACCGTGTCAGGAACATCGAGCACCAGGTACCGGCGTGCGTCCTTGGCGGCCGGGACGGCC contains:
- a CDS encoding HesA/MoeB/ThiF family protein → MTARYHRHNLIDWFSQDVISKTRVAVIGAGAVGNEVIKNLCLLGVGEIHIFDFDYIEEHNLTRSVLFRETDIGMHKAEVAAWRATELDPNVQVKAVCGDFWDTLSVSGLKTFDALFCCVDNFEARIRCNTLCYLAKTNFINVGIDSRSVSVETYPFSSNLKSGCIECNLPETVYRRISERYSCGYLKKVSFVERKVATTIITSSIAGSFAVSTGLRLGTDADEASMPNRLYVDTIAGNLTRTTLAKRDDCPCCGRIPANVTLIRTKRDVRGLENSLGANATVVMSEPILVGYRLLGEGASHIIFRKASEFDDGFPATLASDPGDVEMEVRDQFTLAEIAERFDGHQIPSKFAVVETDQHTLICEFDGDEHE
- a CDS encoding zinc finger domain-containing protein codes for the protein MSAFIERRNQDIQKLFELCGQSDGRIEVARVSGNPPNEVEVGIRLRTAPSNQYPISVQNLTKVLISLPSRYPFQEPTATIKTPIFHPNVYSSGKICFGTKWLPSQGLDLLVRRIVQIITFDPTILNGQSPANGTALSWYRDAVRRHAGAFPTDTLTLSASATPKKMAWSDVRGESEERTTVQCPSCRGSLSLPKGKSGRVRCPKCSTAFEAET
- a CDS encoding Mov34/MPN/PAD-1 family protein — protein: MSKMQYRIRGRNMIVWREQPPDFRQQEIGKLLRRLPFTSACIVALGDGLRPKVVVAQRAHEGVWAHLSERNVEMGGLLIGSVHTLEGSTGGFVVAVEDFVRSEHYESTGVSLTMESQVWNTARLRAKEEMSVVGWYHSHPSLGAFFSGTDRKTQAQFFSHPYSVGLVIDPFRHEEMWFLSGESISLDLFQIFISPEVS
- a CDS encoding transposase yields the protein MRPRPRGWTAASSDQIDRHAPDALREQILLERAAENLIKDHKLHLASDRTSCTAATANQFRLLAHTAAYWLLHTLRGRVPKASFWRKAQFDILRAHLIKVAGRVWETAQRIEVALSSNFAYPHSLRRLSARVAWLPP
- a CDS encoding IS982 family transposase, yielding MALTAWVANRFNGGPAPRGPQPDLSTSEIITLLLVLHSSGFKHLKSFYHGFAEPLLRGYFPGMPCYEHFVALQKSDFVPLVFFLHSHLGTRTGLYYIDSTALPVCDNHRISRHKVFANLAQRGKTSMGWFFGFKLHLVFNNDNEIVALQLTPGNVHGTTPVPALTRDLTGKLFGDKGYIGQKLAEDLLRRGLTLFTRVRRNMKAPPMSLHDKALLNARNMAETIIGHIKEFSSLNLSRHRSVINAFVHIIAYQINPFKPKRNLQPRYRLQTTA
- a CDS encoding terminase small subunit, with translation MTAATRKVRSGLTEKQQRFVENLLGGLQPIDAYVEAYKPKMTRRSASYRARDLLNHPRIIAAMIEAQEAARERRVVSLETVTDLLIEAAELARQREQPAALTGAAVALAKLHGLMDAPTPAAKAEPLTGEALEAEFRSVMAALGIQPPDDLAGAVLANSKQPWTKLGRVGQAERS